A stretch of Bradyrhizobium sp. CCBAU 53338 DNA encodes these proteins:
- a CDS encoding amidase family protein: protein MQDLWRLSAADLTTLVRSKKVSAREAAKAGLDRLDAVNPKLNAVIDHRPEDVLKQADAVDAAIARGEDPGVLAGVTVTIKANVDQEGFATTNGLKLQRDLIAREDNPVVANFRKAGAVLLGRTNCPAFSYRWFTTNLVHGDTRNPRDASLTPGGSSGGAGSAVAAGIGHIAHGTDIAGSIRYPAYACGVHGLRPTLGRIPAFNPALPERPIGPQIMAVSGPLARTVNDLRISLAAMSARDVRDPWYVPVPLEGPAREKRAAICLNPDGLATTPEVKAAVTDAGKRLERAGWTVEMIENTPPMREAVEWQRKLWLGDAFEAQLEMAEREGDPGALACLRGNRAKVTPMDQANYAKALTRRATLTRDWMLFFEKYAVVLTPVSGELPFPDHLDRKDAASFERVWEAQLPQIATPFMGLPGLVVSTGLVGKIPVGVHIVSGRYREDLCLLAGEAIEAGGVPPSPIDPVG from the coding sequence ATGCAAGATCTCTGGCGCCTGTCGGCTGCCGACCTCACGACCCTCGTCAGGTCCAAAAAAGTATCCGCCCGGGAGGCGGCCAAGGCCGGCCTCGACCGTCTGGACGCCGTCAATCCCAAGCTCAACGCCGTGATCGACCACCGGCCGGAGGACGTGCTCAAGCAGGCCGACGCCGTCGATGCGGCGATCGCGCGGGGCGAGGACCCCGGCGTGCTGGCGGGCGTGACCGTCACCATCAAGGCCAATGTCGACCAGGAAGGCTTCGCCACCACCAACGGCCTGAAGCTCCAGCGCGATTTGATCGCGCGCGAGGACAACCCTGTCGTCGCCAATTTCCGCAAGGCCGGCGCGGTTCTCCTTGGGCGCACCAATTGCCCGGCCTTCTCCTATCGCTGGTTCACCACCAACCTCGTCCATGGCGACACCAGGAACCCGCGCGATGCGTCGCTGACCCCCGGCGGCTCGTCCGGTGGCGCCGGCTCGGCGGTCGCGGCCGGCATCGGCCACATCGCCCACGGCACCGACATCGCCGGCTCGATCCGCTATCCCGCCTATGCCTGCGGCGTGCACGGCCTGCGTCCGACCCTCGGCCGTATCCCAGCCTTCAATCCGGCGCTGCCGGAGCGCCCGATCGGCCCGCAGATCATGGCGGTCTCGGGTCCTTTGGCCCGCACGGTCAACGATCTCAGGATTTCGCTCGCCGCGATGTCGGCCCGCGACGTCCGCGATCCCTGGTATGTGCCGGTGCCGCTGGAAGGCCCCGCGCGCGAGAAGCGCGCCGCGATCTGCCTCAACCCGGACGGCCTTGCCACCACACCCGAGGTGAAGGCGGCCGTGACCGACGCCGGCAAGCGCCTCGAGCGCGCCGGCTGGACCGTCGAAATGATCGAGAACACCCCGCCGATGCGCGAAGCGGTCGAATGGCAGCGCAAGCTCTGGCTGGGCGATGCCTTCGAGGCGCAACTCGAAATGGCGGAGCGCGAGGGCGATCCCGGTGCGCTGGCGTGCCTGCGCGGCAACCGCGCCAAGGTCACGCCAATGGACCAGGCCAACTACGCGAAGGCGCTGACCCGCCGCGCCACGCTGACCCGCGACTGGATGCTGTTCTTCGAGAAATACGCCGTGGTGCTGACGCCCGTTTCCGGCGAACTGCCGTTCCCCGATCATCTCGACCGCAAGGACGCCGCCTCCTTCGAGCGCGTCTGGGAGGCGCAGCTGCCGCAGATCGCGACGCCCTTCATGGGATTGCCGGGCCTCGTCGTCTCCACCGGCCTCGTCGGCAAGATTCCTGTCGGCGTGCACATCGTCTCCGGCCGCTATCGCGAGGATCTGTGTCTGCTCGCCGGCGAAGCGATCGAGGCGGGCGGCGTGCCGCCGTCGCCGATCGATCCCGTGGGCTAG
- a CDS encoding glutathione peroxidase: MSDLYDFKANSLAGEEVSMRAYEGQVLLIVNTASKCGFTPQYRGLEDLHRDLSPRGFSVLGFPCNQFGAQEPGQAAEIQAFCSTNYDVTFPLFEKIDVNGAHAHPLYEYLKRQQSGLLGASIKWNFTKFLVDRAGQVIARYAPTARPEGLRQKIETLL; this comes from the coding sequence ATGTCTGATCTCTACGACTTCAAGGCCAATTCGCTCGCGGGCGAAGAAGTGTCGATGCGCGCCTACGAGGGGCAGGTGCTCCTGATCGTCAACACCGCGAGCAAATGCGGCTTCACGCCGCAATATCGTGGGCTGGAAGATCTGCACCGCGACCTCTCACCGCGCGGCTTCTCGGTGCTCGGCTTTCCCTGCAACCAGTTCGGCGCGCAGGAGCCGGGGCAGGCGGCCGAGATCCAGGCGTTCTGCTCCACCAATTACGACGTCACCTTTCCGCTGTTCGAGAAGATCGACGTCAACGGCGCCCACGCGCATCCCTTGTACGAGTACCTGAAACGCCAGCAATCCGGCCTCTTGGGCGCCTCCATCAAATGGAATTTCACCAAATTCCTGGTGGACCGTGCCGGCCAGGTGATCGCGCGCTACGCGCCCACCGCGCGGCCGGAAGGATTGCGGCAGAAGATCGAGACCCTGTTATGA
- a CDS encoding DUF3297 family protein has translation MSETSMSEEFPDRLSVDPNSPYYNADILQRDVGIRFKGVEKTNVEEYCISEGWVRVTAGNAKDRYGNPLTIKVHGPVEPYFRDKK, from the coding sequence ATGAGCGAGACATCAATGAGCGAAGAATTTCCGGACCGCCTGTCGGTCGACCCCAACAGCCCCTATTACAACGCCGATATCCTCCAGCGCGACGTCGGCATCCGCTTCAAGGGCGTCGAGAAGACCAATGTCGAGGAGTACTGCATCAGCGAAGGCTGGGTCCGCGTCACCGCCGGCAACGCCAAGGACCGCTACGGCAACCCGCTGACCATCAAGGTGCACGGGCCCGTGGAGCCGTATTTCAGGGACAAGAAGTAA
- the tarD gene encoding D(-)-tartrate dehydratase has translation MSVRIVDVREITKPISSPIRNAYIDFTKMTTSLVAVVTDVVRDGRRVVGYGFNSNGRYGQGGLIRERFAARITEADPKSLLNVSGDNLDPDKVWAAMMTNEKPGGHGERSVAVGTIDMAVWDAVAKIAGKPLFRLLAERHGVKADPRVFVYAAGGYYYPGKGLSMLRGEMRGYLDRGYNVVKMKIGGADIDEDRKRIEAVLEEIGKDAQLAVDANGRFNLETGIAYAKMLRDYPLFWYEEVGDPLDYALQAALAEFYPGPMATGENLFSHQDARNLIRYGGMRPDRDWLQFDCALSYGLCEYQRTLEVLKTHGWSPSRCIPHGGHQMSLNIAAGLGLGGNESYPDLFQPYGGFPDGVRVENGHITMPDLPGIGFEGKSDLYKEMKALAE, from the coding sequence ATGTCCGTCCGCATCGTCGACGTCCGCGAAATCACCAAGCCGATCTCGTCCCCGATCCGCAACGCCTATATCGACTTCACCAAGATGACGACGAGCCTCGTCGCCGTCGTCACTGATGTGGTGCGCGACGGCAGGCGGGTCGTCGGCTACGGCTTCAACTCCAACGGCCGCTACGGACAGGGCGGCCTGATTCGCGAACGTTTTGCCGCCCGCATCACGGAGGCCGATCCGAAGTCGCTGCTCAACGTATCAGGCGACAATCTCGACCCCGACAAGGTCTGGGCCGCGATGATGACCAACGAGAAGCCGGGCGGCCATGGCGAGCGCTCGGTCGCAGTCGGCACCATCGACATGGCGGTGTGGGATGCGGTGGCGAAGATCGCGGGCAAGCCGCTGTTTCGTCTGCTGGCCGAGCGTCACGGCGTCAAAGCCGACCCGCGCGTGTTCGTCTACGCCGCCGGCGGCTATTACTATCCCGGCAAGGGCCTATCGATGCTGCGCGGCGAGATGCGGGGCTATCTCGATCGCGGCTACAACGTCGTGAAGATGAAGATCGGCGGCGCCGATATCGACGAGGACCGCAAGCGTATCGAGGCCGTGCTGGAAGAGATCGGCAAGGACGCGCAGCTTGCCGTCGACGCCAACGGCCGCTTCAATCTCGAGACCGGCATCGCCTACGCCAAGATGCTGCGCGACTATCCGCTGTTCTGGTACGAGGAGGTCGGCGATCCCCTCGACTACGCGCTGCAGGCCGCCCTCGCCGAATTCTATCCCGGCCCGATGGCGACGGGCGAGAATCTCTTCAGCCACCAGGACGCCCGCAACCTGATCCGCTACGGCGGCATGCGCCCCGACCGCGACTGGCTGCAATTCGACTGCGCTTTGTCCTATGGCCTGTGCGAATACCAGCGCACGCTCGAAGTGCTGAAGACCCACGGCTGGTCCCCCAGCCGCTGCATCCCCCACGGTGGCCACCAGATGTCGTTGAACATCGCGGCGGGCCTCGGCCTCGGCGGCAACGAGAGTTACCCCGACCTGTTCCAGCCCTATGGCGGTTTCCCGGACGGCGTCCGCGTCGAGAACGGCCACATCACCATGCCCGACCTTCCAGGCATCGGCTTCGAGGGCAAGTCCGATCTCTACAAGGAGATGAAGGCGCTGGCGGAGTAG
- a CDS encoding malonyl-CoA decarboxylase — protein sequence MANAFFSDLLATISERGRTLLRRGDATDAKQDADGLIELCGALLSGRGEASGTAMAREVLDIYQELDPAGRRAFFEGLVRDFGPDHERLTKAIEKWRTQPSDEDASALHFASEPRRQELIRRLNRAPGGTGDLVAMRADLLGMMNGHTDLAALDRDVSHLLSSWFNRGFLVLRRIDWSTPANILEKIIRYEAVHEISDWDDLRRRIDPVDRRCYAFFHPAMVDEPLIFVEVALTETIPGAIAPLLAVDRQHLPIEKARTAVFYSISNTQRGLGGISFGSFLIKQVVEELRRETPKLDTFVTLSPVPGFMQWIKQDKDLPLSEEDREILKRLDDPKWFENPETTAQLRGVIEPLAAHYFLKARTAKGRLIDSVARFHLGNGARLERINWLGDLSPKGLRESAGVMVNYLYRLDDIEKNHEAYANDGEVVASSAVKKLLKGEGRRLLDMRLS from the coding sequence ATGGCCAATGCCTTCTTCTCCGACCTGCTCGCCACAATTTCCGAGCGCGGCCGCACGCTGCTGCGCCGGGGGGATGCCACCGACGCCAAGCAGGATGCCGACGGGCTGATCGAGCTCTGCGGCGCGCTGCTGTCGGGCCGGGGCGAGGCCTCCGGCACCGCCATGGCGCGAGAGGTTCTCGACATCTACCAGGAGCTGGATCCGGCAGGCCGCCGCGCCTTCTTCGAAGGGCTGGTGCGCGATTTCGGCCCGGACCACGAGCGCCTGACCAAGGCGATCGAGAAATGGCGCACTCAACCGAGCGACGAGGACGCGAGCGCGCTGCATTTCGCCTCGGAACCGCGGCGACAGGAGCTGATCCGCCGTCTCAACCGCGCGCCGGGCGGCACCGGCGATCTCGTCGCCATGCGGGCCGACCTGCTCGGCATGATGAACGGACACACCGATCTCGCCGCGCTCGACCGCGACGTCTCGCATCTTCTCTCGTCGTGGTTCAACAGGGGGTTTCTCGTGCTGCGCCGGATTGACTGGTCGACCCCGGCCAACATCCTCGAAAAGATCATCCGCTACGAGGCCGTGCACGAGATCAGCGACTGGGACGATCTGCGCCGCCGCATCGATCCGGTCGACCGCCGCTGCTACGCCTTCTTCCATCCGGCGATGGTCGACGAGCCGCTGATCTTCGTCGAGGTGGCGCTGACCGAGACGATTCCCGGCGCGATCGCGCCGCTGCTGGCGGTCGATCGCCAGCACCTGCCGATCGAGAAGGCGCGCACCGCAGTATTCTATTCGATCTCCAACACCCAGCGCGGTCTCGGCGGCATCTCCTTCGGCAGCTTCCTGATCAAGCAGGTGGTCGAGGAGCTGCGCCGCGAAACGCCGAAGCTCGACACCTTCGTGACGCTGTCGCCGGTGCCGGGCTTCATGCAATGGATCAAGCAGGACAAGGATCTGCCGCTGTCGGAGGAGGACCGCGAGATCCTCAAGCGCCTCGACGATCCCAAATGGTTCGAGAACCCGGAGACGACGGCGCAGCTGCGCGGCGTGATCGAGCCGCTCGCCGCCCACTACTTCCTGAAGGCGCGCACGGCGAAGGGCCGCCTGATCGATTCCGTCGCCCGTTTCCACCTCGGCAACGGCGCGCGCCTCGAGCGCATCAACTGGTTGGGGGACCTCTCGCCCAAGGGCCTGCGCGAATCCGCCGGCGTGATGGTCAACTACCTCTACCGCCTCGACGACATCGAGAAGAACCACGAAGCCTACGCCAATGACGGCGAGGTCGTGGCCTCCAGCGCAGTGAAGAAGCTGCTCAAGGGCGAGGGACGACGGCTGCTGGACATGCGGCTGTCGTAG
- a CDS encoding helix-turn-helix transcriptional regulator, with translation MTVLETPILREVQGNHRSTAGVHLVARDYPRGMRIDLHMHREAQLIYAAKGTMQVNTPEGRWLVPPDRAVWVPAGLQHAIDLLADIEMRTLYFDVAWLKREKRYEGLTREFVVRVSPLLNQAILALFDPRNTEERTELLVRLVMLELHQAEDSATFVPLPHEPRCRRAAMIVLDDPTGLHDIDTLAREVGTSARTLSRLFSTETQLSFKSWCQRARIAAAIRRLSTDANVSVKQLATQLGYASVPAFSAAFRQVTGRTPTEFATHSVSSPGLTGA, from the coding sequence ATGACTGTCTTGGAAACGCCAATCCTGAGGGAGGTCCAGGGCAACCACCGCTCCACCGCGGGCGTGCACCTGGTCGCGCGCGACTATCCGAGAGGCATGCGGATCGACCTGCACATGCATCGCGAGGCCCAGCTGATCTATGCGGCGAAGGGCACGATGCAGGTGAACACGCCCGAGGGGCGCTGGCTGGTGCCGCCGGACCGTGCGGTCTGGGTGCCGGCCGGGCTCCAGCACGCCATCGACCTGCTCGCCGACATCGAGATGCGCACGCTGTATTTCGACGTGGCCTGGCTGAAGCGCGAAAAGCGCTACGAGGGACTGACCCGGGAATTCGTGGTGCGGGTGTCGCCGCTGCTCAACCAGGCGATCCTCGCGCTGTTCGACCCGCGCAACACCGAGGAACGCACCGAGCTGCTGGTGCGCCTGGTGATGCTGGAATTGCACCAGGCCGAGGATTCCGCGACCTTCGTGCCGCTGCCGCACGAGCCGCGCTGCCGGCGCGCCGCGATGATCGTGCTCGACGATCCCACCGGGCTCCACGACATCGACACGCTCGCGCGCGAGGTCGGCACCTCCGCTCGCACGCTGTCGCGGCTTTTCTCGACGGAGACACAGCTCAGCTTCAAGAGCTGGTGCCAGCGTGCCAGGATCGCGGCGGCGATCCGGAGGCTGTCGACCGACGCGAATGTATCGGTGAAGCAGCTCGCGACGCAGCTCGGCTATGCCAGCGTGCCCGCGTTCTCGGCCGCGTTCCGCCAGGTGACGGGACGGACGCCGACGGAGTTTGCCACGCACTCGGTGTCATCGCCCGGCCTGACCGGGGCATGA
- a CDS encoding MFS transporter — translation MNSPVRVISFVNAGHFIDHYAMLIFAAAVIIMGPALGMAYSELLPYATPGFIAFGAGSLLTGWLGDRWSRRHMMLIFFVGIGASMISVGFVQTPVQLGAALLAIGVFASIYHPVGTAMIVSYANRLGREMGINGVWGNLGVASSALVTGVIGQYLGWRFAFIIPGIVTILIGIAFAMLVVHEDRKGSKQAAAQARVAKQDMWRVVLSLLIVVIAISTTFNAVTVALPKLFAERLADLTRSPALLGVIAACVYVFGAMTQYTIGRLLDRYSLKTVALPLSFMLAPFLYLAASLNNLPLILVSIGIVMGAFGQVTVNDAMVGKYTSEEWRSRAYAVRYFIGFTAAGASVGLVAWLYEQGGFVTMLHAFAGLCLLAIAAAIILPREIRTPAAA, via the coding sequence ATGAACAGCCCCGTCAGGGTCATCAGTTTCGTCAATGCCGGTCATTTCATCGACCATTATGCGATGCTGATCTTCGCCGCCGCCGTGATCATCATGGGGCCGGCGCTCGGCATGGCCTATTCGGAACTGCTTCCCTACGCGACCCCCGGCTTCATCGCCTTCGGCGCGGGCTCGCTGCTGACCGGCTGGCTCGGCGACCGCTGGAGCCGCCGCCACATGATGCTGATCTTCTTCGTCGGCATCGGCGCCTCCATGATCTCGGTCGGCTTCGTGCAGACGCCGGTGCAACTGGGCGCCGCGCTGCTCGCGATCGGCGTGTTCGCCTCGATCTATCACCCTGTCGGCACCGCGATGATCGTGTCCTATGCCAACAGGCTCGGCCGCGAGATGGGCATCAACGGCGTCTGGGGCAACCTCGGCGTTGCATCCTCGGCGCTGGTCACCGGCGTGATCGGACAATATCTCGGCTGGCGCTTCGCCTTCATCATTCCCGGCATCGTCACCATCCTGATCGGCATCGCCTTCGCGATGCTGGTCGTGCACGAGGACCGCAAGGGCTCGAAGCAGGCGGCCGCGCAAGCGCGCGTCGCCAAGCAGGACATGTGGCGCGTGGTGCTGTCGCTGCTGATCGTCGTGATCGCGATCTCGACCACCTTCAATGCCGTCACCGTGGCGCTGCCAAAGCTGTTTGCGGAGCGGCTCGCGGACCTGACCAGGAGCCCGGCGCTGTTAGGGGTCATCGCGGCCTGCGTCTACGTGTTCGGGGCGATGACGCAGTACACGATCGGCCGGCTGCTCGACCGCTATTCCCTGAAGACGGTGGCCTTGCCGCTGTCCTTCATGCTGGCGCCGTTCCTGTATCTGGCCGCAAGCCTGAACAATCTGCCGCTGATCCTGGTGTCGATCGGCATCGTCATGGGTGCGTTCGGCCAGGTCACGGTGAACGACGCCATGGTCGGCAAGTACACCAGCGAAGAATGGCGCTCGCGCGCCTACGCCGTGCGCTATTTCATCGGCTTCACCGCGGCCGGCGCGTCGGTGGGCCTGGTCGCCTGGCTCTACGAGCAGGGCGGCTTCGTCACCATGCTGCACGCGTTTGCGGGCCTGTGCCTGCTGGCGATCGCCGCCGCGATCATCCTGCCGCGCGAGATCAGGACGCCGGCGGCGGCGTGA
- a CDS encoding SDR family NAD(P)-dependent oxidoreductase, whose translation MKELAGKTAFVTGAASGIGLGIATAFAQAGAKVMLCDIEEEALSAALEQLKLTNVDVEGVKADVSLKAELVAAAEATTARYGKVHILVNNAGVGGGGPYGAWTEASWNWTLGVNLMATIWGIEIFGPLIERHGEGGHIVSTASIAGLISGASTAYNVSKYGVVALSEGLRQELAPRGIGVSVLCPGFIRTQIINSRRNVPKRFEEGVPAMPTSGPVAERINLIRERVSQGIDPLYVGELVREGVENDWPYIFTDLEFEPIVEARFAAIKQGFDHIRGRNPKH comes from the coding sequence GTGAAAGAACTCGCTGGAAAGACTGCGTTCGTGACGGGTGCAGCGTCAGGTATCGGCCTGGGGATCGCGACCGCTTTCGCCCAGGCGGGGGCGAAGGTCATGCTTTGCGATATTGAAGAAGAGGCTCTGTCCGCAGCGCTCGAGCAACTGAAGCTCACCAACGTCGATGTCGAGGGCGTGAAAGCCGACGTCTCACTCAAAGCCGAACTCGTGGCGGCCGCCGAAGCCACGACTGCCCGCTACGGCAAGGTGCATATCCTCGTCAACAATGCGGGCGTCGGCGGCGGCGGGCCCTATGGCGCCTGGACCGAGGCGTCGTGGAATTGGACCCTCGGCGTCAACCTGATGGCGACCATTTGGGGGATCGAGATCTTCGGGCCGTTGATCGAACGGCATGGCGAAGGTGGACATATCGTCTCCACAGCCTCGATCGCCGGCCTGATTTCAGGGGCAAGCACTGCATACAACGTTTCAAAGTATGGCGTTGTCGCGCTGTCCGAGGGACTACGGCAGGAGCTCGCGCCCCGCGGAATTGGCGTATCGGTGCTGTGTCCCGGGTTCATCCGCACTCAAATCATCAACTCAAGGCGCAATGTCCCCAAACGCTTCGAGGAGGGCGTTCCTGCCATGCCGACTTCCGGCCCCGTCGCCGAGCGGATCAACCTGATCCGCGAACGCGTCTCTCAGGGCATCGATCCCCTCTATGTCGGTGAACTCGTCCGCGAAGGCGTCGAAAACGACTGGCCATATATCTTCACCGACCTCGAATTCGAGCCGATCGTCGAAGCGCGCTTCGCCGCAATCAAGCAGGGCTTTGACCACATCCGCGGCCGCAACCCGAAACATTGA
- a CDS encoding efflux RND transporter permease subunit, with product MISKFFIERPVLSNVIALLMILIGGVALFNLAVAQYPDVVPPTVQVTTRYPGASAKTVIDTVALPIEQQVNGVEDMLYMQSYSGSDGTYTLTVTFKIGTDLNFAQVLVQNRVSSALSQLPSAVQNQGVTVQKRSTSILLFVTLTSPDKTFDSLYLSNYATINIRDELSRLPGVGNVTVFGAGQYSMRVWLDPNRLQVRGLVPQDVINAIQQQSQQVSAGQVGAPPTPPGQAFQYTLNVNGRLDDTSEFENIIVKTGTSGDVTRVRDVGSVELGAQTYSQIFSLNKQPATGIGVFQSPGANALEVEQAVEKKMVELAKRFPEGIKYDTPFDTTKFVNASVHEVYMTLIEAGLLVLVVILVFLQDWRAMLVPATTVPVTIIGAFAAMAALGFTINMSTLFAIVLAIGIVVDDAIVVVEGAAHNIEKGMNGHDAAISAMDQLFAPIVGITLVLISVFLPASFLAGLTGRIYSQFALVIAATALLSAINAATLKPTQCALWLRPTVPPEQRNFFYRGFNAVYDKVERGYTRLITFLVKHATISVAFALVVIGCSGYGLSRVPTGFLPIEDQGYLIAAVQLPDGASLERTQKVLDKAADIIKGTPGVQQVITIAGISALDNSASLANAGVAYIILKDWESRGKGEDLRSLVYGLNDKVADIMEARTLVLPPPPIQGIGNAAGFSMQVELRDGNSDFAKLQAITGAMVNNGQSQSALQRVQSSFRSSVPQFNVEIDRIKTQTLHVTTDQVFAALSTYLGSSYVNQFNKFGRVFQVYTQADPAFRVTERDIANMQVRNSNGDMIPIGTVATITPATGPSLISLYNLYPSSTVIGLPAQGYSSGQSLKLMEEIADKTLPQGTGYEWTAMSYQEKAVSNQIYWVFGLAMLLVYLVLAGQYESWYAPISVILAVPLSLLGPMLILSGLKIDNNLYCQIGLILLIALSAKNAILIVEVGLELHGRDGKPIIESAIEAARARFRPILMTSFAFILGVVPLVLATGAGASARKSIGITVFSGMLASTCLAVLFVPAFFVVVQRFENWRASKKAQKAKAASGSEVLKS from the coding sequence ATGATCTCAAAGTTCTTCATCGAACGGCCCGTCCTCTCGAACGTCATCGCTCTGCTGATGATCCTGATCGGCGGCGTCGCGCTGTTCAACCTCGCGGTCGCGCAATACCCCGATGTGGTGCCGCCGACGGTGCAGGTGACGACGCGCTATCCCGGCGCCAGCGCCAAGACCGTGATCGACACCGTCGCGCTGCCGATCGAGCAGCAGGTCAACGGCGTCGAGGACATGCTCTACATGCAGTCCTATAGCGGCTCCGACGGCACCTACACGCTGACCGTGACGTTCAAGATCGGCACCGACCTCAACTTCGCGCAGGTGCTGGTGCAGAACCGCGTCTCCAGCGCCCTGTCACAACTGCCGTCCGCCGTGCAGAACCAGGGCGTCACCGTGCAGAAGCGGTCGACCTCGATCCTCCTGTTCGTGACGCTGACCTCGCCGGACAAGACGTTCGACAGCCTTTACCTGAGCAACTACGCCACCATCAACATCCGCGACGAGCTCTCGCGCCTGCCCGGCGTCGGCAACGTCACGGTGTTCGGCGCCGGCCAGTATTCGATGCGGGTCTGGCTCGATCCGAACAGGCTGCAGGTGCGCGGCCTCGTGCCGCAGGACGTCATCAACGCAATCCAGCAGCAGAGCCAGCAGGTCTCGGCCGGACAGGTCGGCGCGCCGCCGACACCGCCGGGACAGGCGTTCCAGTACACGCTCAACGTCAACGGAAGGCTCGACGACACCAGCGAGTTCGAGAACATCATCGTCAAGACGGGCACCAGCGGCGACGTCACGCGCGTGCGCGACGTCGGCTCGGTCGAGCTCGGCGCGCAGACCTACAGCCAGATCTTCTCGCTGAACAAGCAGCCGGCCACCGGCATCGGCGTATTCCAGTCTCCCGGCGCCAACGCACTCGAGGTCGAGCAGGCCGTCGAGAAGAAGATGGTGGAGCTCGCCAAGCGGTTTCCGGAGGGCATCAAATACGACACGCCGTTCGACACCACGAAATTCGTGAACGCCTCGGTGCACGAGGTCTACATGACCCTGATCGAGGCCGGCCTGCTGGTGCTGGTCGTGATCCTGGTATTCCTGCAGGACTGGCGCGCGATGCTGGTGCCGGCGACCACGGTGCCGGTCACCATCATCGGCGCCTTCGCCGCGATGGCGGCGCTCGGCTTCACCATCAACATGTCGACGCTGTTCGCGATCGTGCTGGCGATCGGCATCGTGGTCGACGACGCCATCGTGGTGGTGGAAGGCGCGGCCCACAATATCGAGAAGGGCATGAACGGCCACGACGCCGCGATCAGTGCGATGGACCAGCTGTTCGCGCCGATCGTCGGCATCACGCTGGTGCTGATCTCGGTGTTCCTGCCGGCCTCGTTCCTCGCCGGTCTCACCGGGCGGATCTATTCGCAATTCGCGCTGGTGATCGCGGCGACCGCGCTGCTGTCGGCCATCAACGCCGCGACGCTGAAGCCGACCCAGTGCGCGCTGTGGCTACGGCCGACGGTGCCGCCGGAGCAGCGCAATTTCTTCTATCGCGGCTTCAACGCGGTCTACGACAAGGTCGAGCGCGGCTACACCCGGCTGATCACTTTCCTGGTGAAGCACGCGACGATCTCGGTCGCCTTCGCGCTCGTCGTGATCGGGTGCAGCGGCTACGGCCTGTCGCGGGTGCCGACCGGCTTCCTGCCGATCGAGGACCAGGGCTATCTGATCGCGGCCGTGCAGCTGCCCGACGGCGCCTCGCTGGAGCGAACCCAGAAGGTGCTCGACAAGGCCGCCGACATCATCAAGGGCACGCCCGGCGTCCAGCAGGTCATCACCATCGCCGGCATCTCCGCGCTCGACAACAGCGCCAGCCTTGCCAATGCCGGCGTCGCCTACATCATCCTGAAGGACTGGGAATCGCGCGGCAAGGGCGAGGATCTGCGCTCGCTGGTCTACGGCCTCAACGACAAGGTCGCTGATATCATGGAGGCGCGCACCCTGGTGCTGCCGCCGCCGCCGATCCAAGGCATCGGCAACGCGGCCGGCTTCTCGATGCAGGTCGAGCTTCGCGACGGCAACAGCGATTTCGCCAAGCTGCAAGCGATCACGGGCGCGATGGTCAACAACGGCCAGAGCCAGAGCGCGCTCCAGCGCGTGCAGTCCTCGTTCCGCTCGTCGGTGCCGCAGTTCAACGTCGAGATCGATCGCATCAAGACCCAGACGCTGCATGTGACGACCGACCAGGTGTTCGCGGCGCTGTCGACCTATCTCGGCTCGTCCTACGTCAACCAGTTCAACAAGTTCGGCCGCGTGTTCCAGGTCTACACCCAGGCCGATCCCGCCTTCCGCGTCACCGAGCGCGACATCGCCAACATGCAGGTGCGCAACTCGAACGGCGACATGATCCCGATCGGTACCGTCGCCACGATTACTCCGGCCACCGGGCCGTCGCTGATCAGCCTCTACAATCTCTATCCCTCCTCGACCGTGATCGGCCTGCCGGCGCAGGGCTACTCGTCCGGCCAGTCGCTGAAGCTGATGGAGGAGATCGCCGACAAGACGCTGCCGCAGGGCACCGGTTATGAATGGACCGCGATGTCGTACCAGGAGAAGGCGGTCTCGAACCAGATCTACTGGGTGTTCGGGCTCGCCATGCTGCTGGTGTATCTCGTGCTCGCCGGCCAGTATGAGAGCTGGTACGCGCCGATCTCGGTGATCCTCGCGGTGCCGCTGTCGCTGCTCGGGCCGATGCTGATCCTCTCGGGCCTCAAGATCGACAACAACCTCTACTGCCAGATCGGCCTGATCCTGCTGATCGCGCTGTCGGCCAAGAACGCGATCCTGATCGTCGAGGTCGGGCTCGAGCTGCACGGCCGCGACGGCAAGCCGATCATCGAATCTGCGATCGAGGCGGCACGCGCGCGCTTCCGTCCGATCCTGATGACGTCGTTCGCCTTCATTCTCGGCGTGGTCCCGCTGGTGCTCGCGACCGGCGCCGGCGCCAGCGCGCGCAAGTCGATCGGCATCACCGTGTTCTCCGGCATGCTGGCCTCGACCTGCCTCGCGGTCCTGTTCGTGCCGGCTTTCTTCGTGGTGGTGCAGCGCTTCGAGAACTGGCGCGCCTCGAAGAAGGCGCAGAAGGCGAAAGCGGCCAGCGGAAGTGAAGTCCTGAAGTCCTGA